The window TTAATTACTGCGGCCGCACCACCTTCTGCTGCAACCGTATGGCTACGCATAGGATAAACCTTAGAAACTAATGCGATCTTTAAGTTAGGGTTTGCTTCTGCTGCTGCAATTGCTGCACGTAAACCGCCGCCACCGGCACCAACAATAGCAATATCGACATTAACCGTTTGCACGATATCCTCCAATCAATAGAAAGTAAAAAAATAAAATGCCCCAAATAAATAGGGGATATATTGCCATTCTGCCATTTTTGTTTACAAATTAGTAACCTTTTTTCCGGAATAAACGGATAAAATATCAAAAGTGTGATCTAACTCAAAAAAGTTACTTTTTTTATATTTTTTAGATGATAACCGTTTTCGTTTAAGAATGATTTAGTCGGATTATTGAGTTAAAAATCGCTCTTGTTTACAATAGCCTTATTCATTTTAAAGGTGAAAACGGAGAAAAAAATGACCGCACTTAGCGATAAAAAAACAGAATGGCAACCTTCTGCATCAATTCAAAACTTATTGGCGCGTGCCAAAATCATTGCAGATATCCGCCAGTTCTTTACTGAACGGGGATTATTAGAAGTGGAAACGCCCGTTTTAAGTGAATTTGGCGTGACGGATCTTCACCTTTCCACCTTTAATACAGAATTTGTTGCCCCTTTTGACGAACTCTCGAAAACACTCTGGCTTTCCACAAGTCCGGAATATCACATGAAGCGTTTACTGGCGGCTGGCAGCGGACCGATATTTCAAATTGGTAAAGTGTTCCGTAATGAAGAAGCGGGGAATCGTCATAATCCGGAATTTACGATGCTTGAATGGTATCGACCGCACTTTGACATGTATCGTCTGATGAATGAAGTGGATGATTTATTACAACAGATCCTCGATTGTAAACCGGCAGAAACCTTAAGTTATCAGTTCGTTTTCCAAGAATATGTCGGATTAGATCCATTATCAGCCACTCGTCAAGAACTGGTGGAAGCGGCGCGTAAGCATAACTTTATGGCAGATGAAGATGAAGATCGTGATACCTTATTACAATTTCTATTCAGTGAAGTGGTAGAGCCTAAAATTGGGCAAGAAGCCCCTGTTGCGGTTTATCATTTCCCTTCTTCTCAAGCAGCGCTCGCACAACTTAGTCCAGAAGATAGCCGTGTGGCAGAACGTTTTGAGTTCTATTATAAAGGCTTAGAGTTAGCCAACGGGTTTCATGAGCTCACGGATGCTCGCGAACAACAATATCGCTTTGAAAAAGACAATCGCCTACGGGAAAAAGCAGGCTTGCCACAGCGTGAAATTGACTATCGTTTTCTAGGCGCTTTACAAGCAGGCATTCCAAATACTTCTGGTGTGGCTTTGGGTGTGGATCGTTTGATTATGATTGCATTAGGCGCTGAAAGTATTAAAGAAGTGATTTCATTTTCGGTGGAATGTGCTTAAGTTTATATAGTGTGCTTTACTCACTCTTACCTAAAAATGATTTCAATTTGTACCGCACTTTTTTTGATTTAGATAAATATTTATGTAAAAAAGTTACATAAAATTGTTAGTAAGATCACACTTTATTATTTTGCACTTTGCGATCACCCCCTAACGTTATCATAATGCCACCATTAATTTAATGAATGAATAGTCATTAAATAAACGATTTTATAATTTTAACTTTAGAGGGTGATTTATGAGCACTACAACTAACAAAAAATGGAATAAATTTGATACGGCTTGGGTATTAAATTTATTTGGTACTGCGGTGGGTGCAGGGGTATTATTTTTACCAATCAATGCAGGGATGGGCGGTTTTTGGCCTTTGGTTGTGATGGCGATTTTAGTCGGACCGATGACATATTTTGCGCATCGTGGTTTGGCTTATTTCGTGTTGTCTTCTTCTAAACCAGGCAGTGATATTACCGAAGTGGTAGAAGAACATTTCGGCCCGACCGCTGGGAAATTAATTACCTTATTATATTTCTTTGCGATCTTCCCAATTTTATTGATTTATGGAAACGGGATCACCAATACGGTTGATTCTTTTATCGTCAACCAATTAGGCATGCCTTCACCAAATCGTGTCATTCTTTCTTTTGTATTAATTGCGATATTGATTTCAGTCATGTTGTTCAGTGAAAAAGTGATGTTGAAAATCACCGAATTACTGGTGTATCCACTGGTGTTAATTCTCTTTGCGTTATCGATTTATCTTATTCCTCAATGGAATGCTTCAATGCTTTATGAGCTTCCTACTGCTGGTGGCTTCATCACGACATTGTGGTTAACCATCCCAGTCTTGGTTTTCTCTTTTAACCATTCTCCGGCAATTTCATCTTTCACGCTTTCTCAACAACGTGAATATAAAGATTTTAATACAACGGAATATCACATCGGCCGTACAGAAAAGGGCACTTCAACTGTATTACTGTTCTTCGTGATGTTCTTTGTATTTAGCTGTGTATTAACCTTAACACCAGCAGAGTTATTAGAAGCAAAAGCACAAAATATTAGTATCTTGTCTTATCTTGCGAACAAATTTGATAACCCATACATTTCTTATTTCGCACCATTAGTGGCTTTCTTCGCGATTACAAGCTCATTCTTTGGTCATTATTTAGGCGCACGTGAAGGTTTAGAAGGCTTATATCTCAAAATGAAAGGTGAAAGTGTAAATCGTAAAAAATTAAATTACGGTACTGCAGTGTTCTTCTTATTGACTTTATGGGGTGTGGCGATCATTAATCCAAGTATTTTAGGTTTGATCGAATCCCTTGGCGGCCCAATCATTGCGATGATCCTTTTCATTATGCCTATGTATGCGATTCGCAATGTTCCATCAATGAAACGCTATCAAGGTCGTTTTAGCAATGTATTTGTTACAGTTATGGGATTAATTGCTATCTCCGCGGTCGTATATGGATTATTATAAGCGGCTTTTTAGTTTAGCTTAGGATTTAAAATAATATGATTAGTGTATTTGATATGTTTAAAGTGGGGGTTGGGCCATCCAGCTCCCATACTGTTGGCCCGATGAAAGCAGGCAAGCAGTTTATTGACGATTTAATCGAGCAAGGTAAATTTGATGCTGTTGCAACCTTGCACGTTGATGTGTATGGCTCTCTCTCAATGACGGGACATGGTCATAATACAGATATTGCGATCATTATGGGATTAGCTGGTTATCTACCGCATGATGTGGATATTGATTTAATCCCAACCTTTATCGAACAGGTTAAACAAACTAAAAAACTGTCGATTGCACAGGGCAAAAAAACGGTTAATTTCGATTGGGATGCCAATATGGTATTCCATAATTCCTTTTTATCATTGCATGAAAACGGTATGACCATTACTGCATTAGATGCTGATCGTAATGTGCTTTACCGTCAAACCTATTACTCTATTGGTGGTGGCTTTATCGTGGATGAAGCGCATTTTGGTCAAGAGGAAGAAAATCCGGTGACGGTGCCGTATCCTTATCAACATGCTGAAGATATTTTGAAACATTGTCAGGAGAGTGGCTTAATGCTCTCAACAGTGATGATGAAAAATGAATTAGCATTGCGTGATAAAAAAGAGGTTGAAGCACATTTACAGAATGTTTGGAAAACCATGAAAGATTGTATTGAACATGGTATTAAAACAGAAGGTGTGTTACCAGGGCCATTAAAAGTTGCTCGTCGTGCGCCATCACTTTATCGTCTCTTGGAGGCAAATAGCGGCCGTTTAGCCCATGACCCAATGTATGTGATCGACTGGGTGAATATGTTTGCCCTTGCAGTAAATGAAGAGAATGCGGCAGGTGGTCGAGTTGTGACTGCACCAACTAACGGGGCTTGTGGTATTGTGCCAGCGGTACTTTCTTATTATGAAAAATTTGTTGCACCTTTAACCCCAGAAGTCATTGAACGCTACTTATTGGCTGCCGGTATGATTGGTTCCCTTTATAAGATGAATGCATCTATTTCGGGAGCTGAGGTTGGTTGCCAGGGTGAAGTGGGCGTGGCATGTTCAATGGCTGCCG is drawn from Haemophilus parainfluenzae and contains these coding sequences:
- the epmA gene encoding elongation factor P--(R)-beta-lysine ligase, whose amino-acid sequence is MTALSDKKTEWQPSASIQNLLARAKIIADIRQFFTERGLLEVETPVLSEFGVTDLHLSTFNTEFVAPFDELSKTLWLSTSPEYHMKRLLAAGSGPIFQIGKVFRNEEAGNRHNPEFTMLEWYRPHFDMYRLMNEVDDLLQQILDCKPAETLSYQFVFQEYVGLDPLSATRQELVEAARKHNFMADEDEDRDTLLQFLFSEVVEPKIGQEAPVAVYHFPSSQAALAQLSPEDSRVAERFEFYYKGLELANGFHELTDAREQQYRFEKDNRLREKAGLPQREIDYRFLGALQAGIPNTSGVALGVDRLIMIALGAESIKEVISFSVECA
- a CDS encoding HAAAP family serine/threonine permease, encoding MSTTTNKKWNKFDTAWVLNLFGTAVGAGVLFLPINAGMGGFWPLVVMAILVGPMTYFAHRGLAYFVLSSSKPGSDITEVVEEHFGPTAGKLITLLYFFAIFPILLIYGNGITNTVDSFIVNQLGMPSPNRVILSFVLIAILISVMLFSEKVMLKITELLVYPLVLILFALSIYLIPQWNASMLYELPTAGGFITTLWLTIPVLVFSFNHSPAISSFTLSQQREYKDFNTTEYHIGRTEKGTSTVLLFFVMFFVFSCVLTLTPAELLEAKAQNISILSYLANKFDNPYISYFAPLVAFFAITSSFFGHYLGAREGLEGLYLKMKGESVNRKKLNYGTAVFFLLTLWGVAIINPSILGLIESLGGPIIAMILFIMPMYAIRNVPSMKRYQGRFSNVFVTVMGLIAISAVVYGLL
- a CDS encoding L-serine ammonia-lyase, which translates into the protein MISVFDMFKVGVGPSSSHTVGPMKAGKQFIDDLIEQGKFDAVATLHVDVYGSLSMTGHGHNTDIAIIMGLAGYLPHDVDIDLIPTFIEQVKQTKKLSIAQGKKTVNFDWDANMVFHNSFLSLHENGMTITALDADRNVLYRQTYYSIGGGFIVDEAHFGQEEENPVTVPYPYQHAEDILKHCQESGLMLSTVMMKNELALRDKKEVEAHLQNVWKTMKDCIEHGIKTEGVLPGPLKVARRAPSLYRLLEANSGRLAHDPMYVIDWVNMFALAVNEENAAGGRVVTAPTNGACGIVPAVLSYYEKFVAPLTPEVIERYLLAAGMIGSLYKMNASISGAEVGCQGEVGVACSMAAAGLTEILGGTPVQVCIAAEIAMEHNLGLTCDPVGGQVQVPCIERNAIASVKAINASRMALRRTTNPRVTLDKVIETMYETGKDMNAKYRETSKGGLAVKVVCS